A single region of the Jatrophihabitans sp. GAS493 genome encodes:
- a CDS encoding gluconokinase — protein sequence MPADENRDPEATPPSTPLVLVIMGVSGSGKSTVAGLLAGRLGWDLAEGDDMHPAANVAKMAAGHPLDDEDRWPWLDTIAAWIHQHEASGTPGIITCSALKKIYRDRLRGHDVVFVFLSGSQDQIATRLTARHGHYMPSSLLQSQIDTLEAPTADENALTIAVGGTPQHEVTEIVNRLDLKPIPPIN from the coding sequence ATGCCAGCGGATGAGAATCGTGACCCGGAGGCGACTCCTCCAAGCACCCCTCTGGTGCTGGTGATCATGGGCGTATCCGGCAGCGGCAAGTCGACGGTGGCCGGCCTGCTGGCCGGCCGCCTCGGCTGGGACCTGGCCGAGGGCGACGACATGCACCCAGCGGCCAATGTCGCCAAGATGGCGGCCGGTCACCCGCTGGATGACGAGGATCGCTGGCCCTGGCTCGACACCATCGCCGCCTGGATCCACCAGCACGAGGCGAGCGGCACACCCGGCATCATCACCTGCTCGGCTCTGAAGAAGATCTACCGCGACCGGCTGCGGGGCCACGACGTCGTCTTCGTGTTTCTCTCCGGCAGCCAGGATCAGATCGCCACCCGCCTCACCGCGCGCCACGGGCACTACATGCCCTCCTCGCTACTCCAATCGCAGATCGACACCCTCGAAGCACCGACGGCCGACGAGAACGCGCTGACGATCGCCGTCGGCGGTACCCCCCAGCACGAGGTAACCGAGATCGTGAATCGCCTCGATCTGAAGCCCATTCCCCCAATCAACTGA
- a CDS encoding GNAT family N-acetyltransferase codes for MIEVRVLTADDWRLWRALRRDALRESPGAFGSTLAEWSGRGDTEDRWRARLDDVEFNAVLLLDSVPVGMASGTRPGADGMVELISLWVAPSARGLGVGDAAVAAVLQWVAAGLQWAGAEPAVRLSVKAGNSKAIALYRRHGFVPAGPSPEDPDEILMIRRKVA; via the coding sequence ATGATCGAAGTTCGGGTTCTGACCGCCGATGACTGGCGACTCTGGCGCGCTCTGCGGCGCGACGCTCTCCGCGAGTCGCCCGGAGCCTTCGGCTCGACGCTGGCCGAGTGGTCCGGGCGGGGCGACACAGAGGATCGCTGGCGCGCTCGCCTCGACGACGTCGAATTCAACGCCGTGCTACTGCTCGACTCGGTGCCGGTGGGGATGGCAAGCGGCACCAGGCCGGGCGCCGACGGCATGGTCGAGCTGATCTCCCTCTGGGTCGCCCCGTCAGCTCGCGGGCTTGGCGTCGGCGACGCGGCCGTGGCCGCCGTGCTGCAGTGGGTCGCCGCCGGGCTGCAGTGGGCCGGCGCGGAGCCTGCGGTCCGACTGTCGGTGAAGGCGGGGAATTCCAAGGCCATCGCGCTCTACCGGCGGCACGGCTTCGTGCCGGCCGGCCCCTCACCGGAGGACCCCGACGAGATCTTGATGATCCGGCGAAAAGTCGCGTGA
- a CDS encoding class I SAM-dependent methyltransferase — MDEWAELNRRHWDERAAPHAASDNYAFSQFVEDRQFLSEVIRFDRPRLGDLTGLRGVHLQCHIGTDTISLARLGARMTGLDFSPASLTQARILAARTGSPTDFVEAEVYSAPEVLEAGSFDLVFTGIGALCWLPSIRRWADVVATLLRPGGRLHLREGHPMLWSLQDGRDDDLLVVDFPYFEQPTPTVWDEPGTYVETDHQFVHTTSADWSHGIGEIVTALMDAGLELTMLVEHDSVPWEALPGQMVKLPNGEYRLRTRPERLPHTYTLQAVRR, encoded by the coding sequence ATGGACGAATGGGCTGAGCTCAACCGCAGGCACTGGGACGAGCGGGCCGCACCGCACGCCGCCTCCGATAACTACGCGTTCTCGCAATTCGTCGAGGACCGGCAATTCCTCTCCGAGGTGATCCGCTTCGACCGGCCCCGCCTCGGCGACCTCACCGGACTGCGCGGCGTCCACCTGCAGTGCCATATCGGCACCGACACCATCTCGCTGGCCCGGCTCGGCGCGAGGATGACCGGACTCGACTTCTCCCCCGCCTCGCTCACCCAGGCCCGCATCCTCGCCGCCCGCACCGGCAGCCCGACCGACTTCGTCGAGGCGGAGGTCTACTCGGCTCCCGAGGTGCTCGAAGCGGGTTCCTTCGACCTCGTCTTCACCGGGATCGGCGCACTCTGCTGGCTGCCGTCGATCCGGCGCTGGGCCGATGTCGTCGCCACCCTGCTTCGTCCGGGCGGGCGGCTGCATCTGCGTGAGGGGCATCCAATGCTCTGGTCGCTGCAGGACGGCCGGGACGACGACCTGCTGGTCGTGGACTTCCCCTACTTCGAGCAGCCCACGCCGACGGTCTGGGATGAACCGGGCACCTACGTCGAGACCGACCACCAGTTCGTCCACACGACGTCAGCGGACTGGAGCCACGGAATCGGCGAGATCGTCACCGCCCTGATGGACGCGGGGCTGGAGCTCACCATGCTCGTCGAGCATGACAGCGTGCCCTGGGAGGCCTTGCCAGGACAGATGGTGAAGTTACCCAACGGCGAGTACCGGCTGCGCACTCGCCCGGAGCGACTGCCACACACCTACACGCTGCAGGCCGTCCGGCGCTGA
- a CDS encoding group II truncated hemoglobin, translating to MRPTLYEFAGGAPAFLALATAHHARCLADPELNHPFSHPDQNPQHVQRLAAYWGEVFGGPPDYSTAMGDQSEVQQMHSGNGDMTDLGRRFVECFVVAADDAGLPADSEFRAALRAYMEWAVADVLVYSAPGVDVPRGLAMPHWSWDGRQD from the coding sequence GTGCGTCCGACGCTCTACGAATTCGCGGGCGGGGCCCCGGCCTTCCTGGCTCTGGCCACGGCCCACCATGCGCGTTGCCTGGCCGACCCGGAACTGAACCATCCCTTCTCCCACCCCGACCAGAATCCGCAGCACGTACAACGGCTGGCGGCGTACTGGGGTGAGGTATTCGGCGGCCCACCGGACTACTCGACGGCGATGGGCGATCAGTCTGAGGTGCAGCAGATGCACTCGGGCAACGGCGACATGACCGATCTGGGGCGGCGCTTCGTGGAGTGCTTCGTGGTCGCCGCCGACGATGCCGGCCTTCCGGCCGACTCCGAGTTCCGGGCGGCGCTGCGGGCGTATATGGAGTGGGCGGTGGCCGACGTGCTCGTCTACTCCGCTCCCGGCGTCGACGTACCGCGCGGGCTCGCCATGCCTCACTGGTCGTGGGATGGCCGGCAGGACTGA
- a CDS encoding ankyrin repeat domain-containing protein, with protein sequence MPNEPLTAADLQSEIDARSWFLTPAAAGESQADSFLRLAILNFDSDGPGKRAEAARQLAEQPDLPAADIAVAAAVADVPSVRRILEADPPAATRPTGPYGWSPLMYQAYARLDAPIGRSATIETTRLLIEAGADPNDGRFFLGLATPFTVLTGVFGSADEQRPAHPQAAGLGRTLLEFGAAANDAQTLYNRMFQPDDDHLRLLFEFGLGQNDPPGVWHQLLGDALDSPAAMVGSVLSWAVTHDQRERVALLAEQGVDVSSPTVRVPWSRGSTSTPIALALTTGNAGVAALLRDLGVPEAELDGVDSCIAALLAADAGAVEAIEAVHPGVLAATRERRPALVVWAAGRGRSEVVELLVSKGFSVNALGRADVAVDQPWQTALHTAAGDGDAELVQTLLTLGADRALRDRRFDSTPLEWAEHFDHQQIIDVLKRE encoded by the coding sequence ATGCCGAACGAACCACTTACCGCTGCCGACCTCCAGTCGGAGATCGACGCGCGCAGCTGGTTCCTCACCCCGGCCGCCGCCGGGGAGAGTCAGGCCGATTCCTTCCTGCGTCTAGCGATCCTCAACTTCGACAGCGACGGCCCAGGTAAGCGAGCCGAGGCCGCCCGCCAGTTGGCCGAGCAGCCGGACTTGCCGGCCGCAGACATCGCAGTCGCCGCGGCGGTCGCCGACGTGCCGTCGGTGCGACGAATTCTCGAAGCCGACCCGCCCGCCGCGACCCGCCCCACCGGTCCCTACGGCTGGAGCCCGTTGATGTACCAGGCCTACGCCCGGCTCGACGCGCCGATCGGCCGGTCGGCGACGATCGAGACCACCCGACTCCTCATCGAAGCCGGGGCCGATCCGAATGACGGACGCTTCTTCCTCGGCCTGGCTACCCCATTCACCGTGTTGACCGGGGTCTTCGGGTCCGCCGACGAGCAGCGACCGGCGCACCCGCAGGCGGCCGGGCTAGGCCGGACGCTGCTCGAGTTCGGGGCCGCGGCCAACGACGCTCAGACCCTGTACAACCGGATGTTCCAACCCGACGACGATCATCTTCGACTGCTCTTCGAGTTCGGATTGGGGCAGAACGACCCACCCGGCGTCTGGCATCAGTTACTCGGGGACGCCCTCGACTCGCCCGCCGCGATGGTCGGCAGCGTTCTGAGCTGGGCGGTGACCCATGACCAGCGCGAGCGGGTCGCGCTGCTGGCCGAGCAAGGCGTCGACGTCAGTTCGCCAACCGTCAGAGTTCCCTGGTCGAGAGGGTCAACCTCGACGCCGATCGCCTTGGCCCTTACCACTGGCAATGCTGGCGTTGCCGCACTGCTTCGCGACCTCGGCGTGCCAGAGGCCGAGCTGGACGGGGTCGACTCCTGCATCGCGGCGCTCCTGGCAGCCGACGCCGGGGCGGTCGAAGCAATAGAGGCAGTCCACCCGGGCGTGCTCGCCGCGACCCGGGAGCGGCGCCCCGCGCTAGTTGTCTGGGCGGCCGGACGGGGACGGTCAGAGGTCGTCGAACTGCTGGTAAGTAAAGGGTTCTCGGTGAATGCTTTGGGGCGAGCCGACGTTGCGGTCGACCAACCGTGGCAGACCGCCCTGCATACCGCGGCCGGCGACGGAGACGCTGAGCTGGTGCAGACGCTGCTCACCCTCGGCGCCGATCGCGCACTGCGCGACCGGCGCTTCGACTCAACTCCGCTGGAGTGGGCCGAACACTTCGATCACCAACAAATCATTGATGTTCTGAAGCGCGAGTAG
- a CDS encoding acylphosphatase, with the protein MQPVRLEVLVSGDVQGVGFRWWTRSQAVALGLQGSARNLADGRVAIVAVGPAEKCQQLLDSLGLSDAPGRVRSVDPTWAEVGADGDVPPGFVTG; encoded by the coding sequence ATGCAACCGGTTCGCCTGGAGGTGCTCGTCAGCGGCGACGTTCAGGGCGTCGGCTTCCGTTGGTGGACTCGGAGCCAGGCGGTGGCGCTCGGTCTGCAGGGTTCGGCCCGCAACCTCGCCGACGGCCGGGTCGCGATCGTCGCGGTGGGACCGGCCGAGAAGTGCCAGCAATTATTGGATAGTCTAGGCCTCAGTGACGCGCCGGGGCGGGTGCGCAGCGTCGACCCGACCTGGGCTGAGGTCGGCGCTGACGGCGACGTTCCCCCCGGTTTCGTCACCGGCTAG
- a CDS encoding OsmC family protein — translation MIHRYVAQLRWSGSTASGYRDYSRAHLVQTPPAAAELAVSADPSFLGDRPLQNPEQLLLAAAASCQMLSFLALAARARVDVLGYRDEAEALMPVTRGPMRITTITLRPEIVVADGVDLERVSALVAQAHEECYIANTLNAEIVIEPEVSWAAAQPSESQRSASQPPVVETPA, via the coding sequence ATGATCCATCGCTACGTAGCCCAGCTGCGGTGGAGCGGGTCGACCGCATCCGGTTACCGCGACTACAGCCGGGCCCACCTGGTCCAGACGCCGCCGGCGGCCGCCGAACTGGCGGTGAGCGCTGACCCGTCCTTCCTCGGTGATCGGCCGCTGCAGAACCCCGAGCAACTTCTGCTCGCGGCCGCCGCATCGTGTCAGATGCTGTCGTTTCTCGCGCTAGCCGCACGCGCTCGCGTCGATGTGCTCGGCTACCGCGACGAGGCCGAAGCGCTCATGCCGGTGACGCGGGGCCCGATGCGGATCACGACGATCACGCTGCGGCCAGAGATCGTGGTCGCGGACGGGGTCGACCTGGAGCGGGTGTCGGCGCTGGTCGCTCAGGCCCACGAGGAGTGTTACATCGCGAACACGCTGAACGCCGAGATCGTGATCGAACCGGAGGTCAGCTGGGCGGCTGCCCAACCTTCCGAATCCCAGCGCTCAGCTTCCCAGCCGCCAGTTGTTGAGACGCCGGCCTGA
- a CDS encoding DUF664 domain-containing protein produces the protein MIMAFPSPTDPVDSRAEVLLRYLDYFRSRIIDKLLSLPDHELRVSRLPTGWTPIELAKHLTFVELRWLEWGFQGREVAGPWGDRVGERFHVSREEGFTDLIAGLKAQGRRTREIVEGSDLDAVGAPGPRWDGAPPATLERILLHLIQEYARHLGQLDIVAEIAGGEVGE, from the coding sequence ATGATCATGGCCTTTCCGTCACCGACTGATCCCGTCGATTCGCGGGCCGAGGTGCTGCTGCGCTACCTCGACTATTTCCGCTCCCGGATCATCGACAAGCTGCTGTCCCTGCCCGACCACGAGCTGCGGGTGAGCCGGCTGCCCACCGGGTGGACTCCGATCGAGCTGGCCAAACACCTGACTTTCGTGGAGCTTCGCTGGCTGGAGTGGGGCTTTCAGGGGCGCGAGGTAGCCGGGCCGTGGGGCGATCGGGTCGGCGAGCGCTTCCACGTATCGCGGGAGGAGGGTTTCACCGATCTGATCGCCGGACTCAAGGCGCAGGGTCGGCGTACCCGCGAGATCGTCGAGGGGAGTGACCTCGACGCGGTCGGCGCGCCTGGACCCCGCTGGGACGGTGCGCCGCCGGCGACGCTGGAGCGGATCCTGCTGCACCTGATCCAGGAGTACGCCCGGCACCTCGGGCAGCTGGACATCGTTGCCGAGATAGCCGGTGGCGAGGTCGGGGAGTAG
- a CDS encoding TIGR03086 family metal-binding protein: MTEASPALWAVLNGSFSALRSVVEEVEPDAWPSPSPCNQWSARQVLEHAAGDQLAWAATVAGAGPLPDYDPFQPSGSEPGTAAELLNPALAASAAAWAAVSAATETVPTPLPQGKMPPEYAVAACAMDAAIHAWDIAMATGQPSPLSNELAVALEPAAQIIAEPLREYGVFGPIVSGAAGGDSGAAERLLRFLGRDPNWGA, encoded by the coding sequence ATGACCGAAGCATCACCTGCTCTCTGGGCCGTCTTGAACGGCTCGTTCTCGGCGCTCCGCAGCGTTGTCGAGGAGGTCGAACCGGACGCCTGGCCGAGCCCGAGCCCCTGCAACCAGTGGAGCGCCCGGCAGGTTCTCGAGCACGCCGCGGGTGATCAGCTGGCCTGGGCCGCGACCGTCGCCGGCGCCGGTCCGCTGCCGGACTATGACCCGTTTCAGCCGTCGGGAAGCGAGCCCGGCACCGCGGCCGAACTCCTCAACCCCGCACTGGCCGCTTCGGCGGCGGCCTGGGCCGCGGTCTCCGCAGCGACGGAGACGGTGCCGACCCCGCTCCCGCAGGGGAAAATGCCGCCGGAGTACGCCGTCGCCGCCTGCGCCATGGACGCGGCGATCCACGCCTGGGACATCGCCATGGCCACCGGCCAGCCTTCGCCGTTGAGCAACGAGCTGGCGGTCGCCCTGGAGCCCGCCGCGCAGATCATCGCCGAGCCGCTGCGCGAATACGGCGTCTTCGGTCCGATCGTGAGCGGCGCCGCGGGCGGCGATTCCGGGGCCGCCGAGCGCCTACTCCGCTTCCTCGGGCGTGACCCGAATTGGGGGGCGTGA
- a CDS encoding gluconate:H+ symporter produces MTAPLLANSTLAAAKASEPWNSHDTRLMVVTVLGIALIVLLITVVKMHPFLALMLGSAFVGFAAGVPSAKIITNFENGVGATLQEVGLLIALGAMLGKLLADSGGADQIIDKLLSKTPPKLVPWAMSLVAVIIGLPMFFEIGLVLLLPVIVLVSQRSKLKLMRVAIPALAGLSALHGLIPPHPGPLIAIAALHAQLGTTLALGLLVAIPTVVICGPLLSIPITRWVPVDPPAVAGGVDTTKAKTQSDDVKRPPTFLVTLLTILFPVMLMLGKALADIIWDTPKNPPQIRVFFDFIGEPLVALTLGVLLAMVTFGYAVGFTGNRISSRIGASVGPIAAVLLIVGAGGGFKQTLIGAGVGDTVAKFANGANISVLVLGYLIAVALRLATGSATVATITAAGIVAPLATDLTSTHAALLALAIGCGSLFLSHVNDAGFWLVKELFGLTIGQTFKSWSVMETAVSVVGFSFVMGLSTVL; encoded by the coding sequence ATGACAGCACCCTTGCTCGCGAATTCGACGCTCGCCGCGGCCAAAGCTTCTGAACCGTGGAACTCCCATGACACGCGGTTGATGGTGGTCACGGTCCTGGGTATCGCCCTCATCGTGCTGCTCATCACCGTCGTCAAGATGCATCCCTTCCTGGCGTTGATGCTCGGCTCGGCCTTCGTCGGCTTCGCGGCCGGCGTGCCGTCGGCCAAGATCATCACCAACTTCGAGAACGGTGTCGGGGCCACGCTGCAGGAGGTCGGCCTGCTCATCGCGCTCGGCGCCATGCTCGGGAAGCTGCTGGCCGACTCCGGCGGCGCCGACCAGATCATCGACAAACTCCTCTCCAAGACGCCGCCGAAACTGGTGCCCTGGGCCATGTCACTGGTCGCCGTCATCATCGGCCTGCCGATGTTCTTCGAGATCGGATTGGTGCTGCTGCTGCCGGTGATCGTGCTCGTCTCGCAGCGCTCGAAGTTGAAGCTGATGCGGGTGGCGATCCCGGCACTGGCCGGCCTCTCCGCCCTGCACGGACTGATCCCGCCGCATCCCGGGCCGCTGATCGCGATCGCCGCCCTGCACGCACAGTTGGGCACCACGCTGGCGCTCGGACTGCTGGTGGCGATCCCAACCGTCGTCATCTGTGGCCCGCTGCTCTCCATCCCGATCACCCGTTGGGTCCCGGTCGATCCGCCGGCGGTTGCCGGTGGCGTCGACACCACCAAGGCCAAGACCCAGAGCGACGACGTGAAGCGACCGCCGACGTTCCTGGTCACCCTGCTGACGATCCTCTTTCCGGTCATGCTGATGCTCGGCAAGGCGCTGGCCGACATCATCTGGGACACGCCCAAGAACCCACCGCAGATCCGGGTCTTCTTCGACTTCATCGGCGAGCCGCTGGTCGCGTTGACCCTCGGCGTGCTGCTGGCCATGGTGACGTTCGGGTACGCGGTCGGCTTCACCGGTAACCGGATCTCCAGCCGGATCGGTGCCAGTGTCGGCCCGATCGCCGCGGTGCTGCTCATCGTCGGGGCCGGCGGCGGCTTCAAGCAGACCCTCATCGGCGCCGGGGTCGGCGACACGGTGGCCAAGTTCGCCAACGGTGCCAACATCTCCGTCCTGGTACTGGGCTACCTGATCGCGGTTGCGCTGCGGCTGGCCACCGGCTCGGCGACGGTCGCCACCATCACCGCGGCCGGTATCGTCGCCCCGCTGGCCACGGACCTGACCTCGACCCATGCCGCCCTGCTAGCGCTGGCCATCGGCTGCGGGTCGCTGTTCCTGTCGCACGTGAACGACGCCGGATTCTGGCTGGTGAAGGAGCTCTTCGGCCTCACCATCGGGCAGACGTTCAAGAGCTGGTCGGTGATGGAGACGGCCGTCTCCGTGGTTGGCTTCAGCTTCGTGATGGGGCTGTCAACGGTTCTCTGA
- a CDS encoding TetR/AcrR family transcriptional regulator produces the protein MNSPLNGRRAEAARNNERILDAARRVFLADPGAPISAVAAAAEVGISALYSRYDGKDGLLRALALDGLERYIADLQLALQDGRDDAWSVYAQFLQRVVEGGSQALAQRLAGTFAATPESSALARRAGRLSTELFGRTAAAGVLRPEITVEDVTILLEMLMEVRLPGADGGRQLRLRYLALVLDGLRVGAVESQAPSPLPGSAPKPGVLGERWRTPKPE, from the coding sequence ATGAACTCCCCATTGAACGGCCGGCGGGCTGAGGCGGCACGGAACAACGAGCGCATCCTCGACGCCGCCCGCCGGGTGTTCCTGGCTGACCCCGGGGCACCCATCTCGGCCGTCGCGGCAGCGGCTGAAGTCGGCATCAGTGCCCTCTACAGTCGTTATGACGGTAAAGACGGTTTGTTACGGGCGCTAGCACTCGACGGGCTGGAGCGGTATATCGCCGACCTGCAGCTCGCCTTGCAGGACGGGCGCGACGACGCCTGGAGCGTCTATGCCCAGTTCCTGCAGCGGGTGGTCGAGGGCGGATCGCAGGCACTGGCCCAGCGGCTGGCCGGCACTTTCGCTGCGACGCCGGAGTCGAGCGCCCTCGCCCGTCGCGCGGGGAGGCTGTCGACCGAGCTCTTCGGGCGCACCGCGGCCGCCGGGGTACTCCGTCCGGAGATCACGGTCGAGGACGTGACGATCCTGCTGGAGATGCTGATGGAGGTTCGACTGCCTGGCGCCGATGGCGGCCGGCAACTGCGGCTGCGCTATCTCGCCTTGGTGCTGGACGGCCTGCGCGTCGGGGCCGTCGAGTCGCAGGCACCTTCGCCGCTGCCTGGGTCGGCGCCGAAGCCGGGAGTCCTCGGCGAGCGCTGGCGGACCCCGAAACCCGAGTAG
- a CDS encoding PQQ-binding-like beta-propeller repeat protein, giving the protein MATGANRTVALLIIAIAALAGCTSSADNASPSATRASDPSIAGPSTAGRSIAVPSTAGVSSAGLSSADWPMYHGSPDRSGRSTSMPAANGPLQLIHSFTLDGEVLASPLIVHGLTILATENDSVYAFDSKFQPVWRRSLGSPSPAQERLCGNIDPLGITGTPIYDPGTGSIYLVAEHGGAVRHELYALDSTTGAVRWSRSVDLPGVSAKDMQQRGALAIAHGRVWVSFGAQAGDCGDYKGRVVAVALDGRGAPVFYSPPTVRGGGIWNPNGPTIDADGNVLVVSANGAAFPGEAYDHTNSVLRLDASARLLDSFAPSDWAQNNQGDVGLGSQGVSLVGSKWIVLGGKSGPVYVLRQSALGGIGGQVDMQEICRSFGGAAVEADDVYLPCTDGVRAVRVDDTGHLHVRWHAASSITGSPVLGGGRIWVMDTRGGVLHSLDPETGRSVAQIAVGEANRFATPAVSGPDVVIPTLAGAVVVRTS; this is encoded by the coding sequence ATGGCGACGGGAGCGAACCGCACCGTGGCGCTGCTGATCATCGCGATCGCAGCGCTGGCCGGCTGCACGAGTTCCGCCGATAACGCCAGCCCCTCGGCAACAAGGGCATCCGACCCGTCCATCGCCGGCCCGTCCACCGCCGGCCGGTCTATCGCTGTCCCGTCCACGGCTGGCGTTTCGTCGGCCGGCCTGTCGTCGGCAGACTGGCCGATGTACCACGGTTCGCCCGACCGCAGCGGGCGCTCGACCAGCATGCCGGCCGCCAACGGGCCACTGCAGCTGATTCACTCCTTCACGCTGGACGGGGAGGTCCTCGCCTCGCCCTTGATCGTGCACGGGCTCACAATCCTCGCCACCGAGAACGATTCCGTCTACGCCTTCGACTCGAAGTTCCAACCGGTCTGGAGACGAAGCCTCGGTTCGCCTTCGCCGGCGCAGGAACGCCTCTGCGGCAACATCGACCCGCTCGGCATCACCGGCACTCCGATTTATGACCCGGGCACCGGCTCGATCTACCTGGTGGCCGAACATGGCGGGGCGGTGCGGCACGAGCTCTACGCGCTCGATTCGACGACCGGGGCGGTCCGCTGGAGCCGCAGCGTCGACCTACCGGGAGTGAGTGCGAAGGACATGCAGCAGCGCGGCGCACTGGCCATCGCTCACGGCCGGGTCTGGGTCTCCTTCGGCGCGCAGGCCGGTGACTGCGGCGACTACAAGGGGCGCGTGGTCGCAGTGGCGCTCGACGGCCGGGGCGCACCAGTTTTCTACAGCCCACCGACAGTGCGCGGCGGTGGAATCTGGAATCCGAATGGCCCGACGATCGACGCCGACGGGAACGTGCTCGTCGTGTCGGCCAACGGCGCGGCCTTTCCGGGCGAGGCCTACGACCACACCAACAGCGTGCTCAGGCTCGACGCGTCGGCCCGGTTGCTGGACTCCTTCGCCCCGTCGGACTGGGCCCAGAACAACCAGGGTGACGTCGGCCTCGGATCGCAGGGCGTCAGCCTGGTCGGCTCGAAGTGGATCGTGCTCGGTGGCAAGTCCGGACCCGTGTACGTGCTCCGTCAGTCGGCCCTGGGCGGTATCGGCGGCCAGGTCGACATGCAGGAGATCTGCCGATCCTTCGGCGGCGCGGCAGTCGAGGCAGACGACGTCTACCTTCCCTGCACAGACGGGGTGCGCGCGGTGCGAGTGGACGACACCGGGCACCTGCACGTGCGGTGGCACGCGGCGAGTTCGATAACCGGGTCGCCGGTGCTCGGCGGCGGGCGGATCTGGGTCATGGATACCCGCGGCGGCGTTCTGCACAGCCTCGACCCGGAGACCGGTCGCAGCGTCGCCCAGATCGCCGTCGGTGAGGCGAACCGCTTCGCCACGCCGGCAGTCTCCGGCCCGGACGTCGTCATTCCGACGTTGGCCGGCGCGGTCGTGGTCCGCACGTCGTAA
- a CDS encoding alpha/beta fold hydrolase, producing MLARPPLGSFSCGLGAPILVLPWFGLDGTVTAAAIEPAFERVARSGNPGNWRRLYLDLPGTGDSDPVAPTSDAVLDAIEETVETLLGDAPLRLIGCSYGGYLAAGLARRRPAQVRAMLLVCSGVRIDPLRRDLSGVLASDPEPEWLATVPPALQEHFRVAVGNQQQLIADRLTTAFATNAPTDEDYLMRLRATGYPLSDEASDRIFDGSVALITGRRDRIAGFRDQFSLLERFPQASYGCLARAGHYLPFEEAEQFAGLLGGWLA from the coding sequence ATGCTCGCCCGCCCGCCGCTCGGCAGCTTCAGCTGCGGGCTCGGTGCCCCGATCCTGGTACTGCCCTGGTTTGGACTCGACGGCACGGTCACCGCCGCCGCGATCGAACCAGCCTTCGAGCGGGTCGCCAGATCGGGCAACCCCGGCAACTGGCGTCGCCTGTACCTCGACCTTCCCGGCACCGGCGACTCCGACCCGGTCGCGCCCACCTCTGACGCGGTGCTGGATGCGATCGAGGAGACCGTCGAGACGCTGCTCGGCGACGCACCGCTACGTCTGATCGGCTGCTCCTACGGTGGCTACCTGGCCGCCGGGTTGGCCCGACGACGACCGGCGCAGGTTCGGGCGATGCTGCTGGTCTGCTCCGGGGTGAGGATCGACCCGCTGCGGCGCGACCTGAGCGGCGTCCTCGCCTCGGATCCCGAGCCGGAGTGGCTGGCCACGGTGCCACCGGCGCTGCAGGAGCATTTCAGGGTGGCCGTCGGGAATCAGCAGCAGCTGATCGCCGATCGCCTCACCACCGCCTTCGCCACCAATGCCCCGACCGACGAGGATTACCTGATGCGGCTGCGGGCGACGGGGTACCCGCTGTCGGATGAGGCGTCGGACCGGATCTTCGATGGATCGGTCGCGCTGATCACCGGACGGCGGGATCGGATCGCCGGGTTCCGCGACCAGTTCAGCCTGCTGGAACGCTTCCCGCAGGCGAGCTACGGCTGTCTGGCCCGTGCCGGTCACTACCTCCCCTTCGAGGAGGCGGAGCAGTTCGCCGGGCTGCTCGGTGGGTGGCTGGCCTGA